In the genome of Pelagibacterium nitratireducens, one region contains:
- the ubiA gene encoding 4-hydroxybenzoate octaprenyltransferase, whose amino-acid sequence MHENTPGSVADAPKGNWVDRYAPAYAKPYLRMSRLDRPIGYQLLFWPCAYALGLVSVAKDSAFNWWHLVLFFIGAIAMRGAGCTFNDIVDRDIDDKVARTRSRPIPSGQVSVKQAAIWLVAQSLVGLAVLVQFNGFAILLGIASLVLVAIYPFMKRVTYWPQLFLGLAFSWGALLGWATETGALAWPALVLYLGCIAWTIGYDTIYALQDVEDDALIGVKSTARLVGSDVKPFVAAFYALAAVLWSVAALMVGAGLVFFVLFLLTVAMLAWQVATIQRTNGARSLMLFKSNHWLGAALTAAFVIEGLF is encoded by the coding sequence TGTCGCCGATGCTCCGAAAGGCAATTGGGTCGACCGTTATGCACCAGCCTACGCCAAGCCCTATCTGCGCATGTCGCGGCTCGACCGACCGATAGGCTACCAGCTTCTGTTCTGGCCATGCGCCTACGCCTTGGGACTGGTCAGTGTCGCCAAAGACAGCGCTTTCAACTGGTGGCATCTGGTCCTGTTTTTCATCGGCGCCATTGCCATGCGGGGTGCCGGTTGCACGTTCAACGACATTGTCGATCGGGACATCGACGACAAGGTGGCCCGAACGCGGTCACGGCCCATTCCGTCCGGGCAGGTTAGCGTGAAGCAGGCGGCAATCTGGCTGGTCGCGCAATCGCTGGTCGGGCTTGCGGTGCTGGTCCAGTTCAATGGATTTGCCATTCTCCTCGGTATCGCCTCGCTGGTGCTGGTGGCGATCTATCCGTTCATGAAGCGTGTCACGTACTGGCCACAGCTTTTTCTCGGGCTGGCCTTTTCGTGGGGCGCCCTGCTGGGCTGGGCCACGGAAACGGGGGCTCTGGCCTGGCCCGCGCTGGTCCTCTATCTGGGATGCATCGCCTGGACCATCGGATACGACACCATCTATGCGCTGCAGGATGTCGAAGACGATGCGCTAATCGGGGTGAAATCGACTGCACGGCTGGTCGGTTCTGACGTCAAGCCGTTCGTTGCGGCATTTTATGCATTGGCAGCGGTCCTATGGAGCGTTGCGGCACTGATGGTGGGCGCTGGACTTGTGTTCTTCGTCCTGTTCCTTTTGACAGTGGCTATGCTGGCCTGGCAGGTGGCGACCATCCAGCGCACCAATGGCGCGCGCAGCCTGATGCTGTTTAAATCCAACCATTGGCTGGGCGCTGCTCTGACAGCGGCATTCGTTATTGAGGGGCTATTCTAG